One window of the Candidatus Eisenbacteria bacterium genome contains the following:
- a CDS encoding glycosyltransferase codes for MDGRRARGGDRCRPAILRSSPLRRLHGGALMRVLFLAPHPFFQNRGTPIAERAYIEALAERGDSVDLVTYGEGEDVELPALRIHRIRQPRVMRGVRPGFSWKKIACDLRMIALCGRLAREGRYDLVHAVEESVFMAREIKRRHGIPYVYDMDSSLSQQMVEKHPVLGIVLPLLERMEKTAIRDSLATVTVCRALEEIARRCAPGVMVERIEDFSLLTGDEAIDEELSLVIGLQPGRSRAAAPIVLYAGNLERYQGVDLLVEAFAIARRSAPEARLVVIGGTSSDIAALARKASRLGLADRAHFLGPRPLASLGGYLRQAAVLVSPRTRGLNTPMKIFSYMDSGVPILATRLPTHTQVLDDGTACLVEPTTEAMARGLEELLANPARARAIADAARRRAREHYSREAYRAKVDRFRERLKEALRPNPEWALALYRRSVIKQRKVAEIMRLLPDPRGLLCLDIGGDNGVVSLLLRRRGGDWRSADLDAKSVDAIRDLVGGEIHRLDGGPTSFAEGEFDLVVIIDFLEHIANDRGFAAELGRIVKPGGKLIVNVPHLRPRSATRRIRDAIGLTDAWHGHLRPGYNREELRRLFSADFDCDTERTYSRFFSEMIDTALNWAAERRAARAVRPGKGTIITRSEIEGMRKQLAALAFAYPFLRAAAAMDALLFFLPGHKLIARFTRRAR; via the coding sequence ATGGACGGACGCCGAGCGCGGGGGGGAGATCGATGCCGTCCTGCGATCCTACGCTCCTCTCCCCTGCGCCGGCTCCACGGCGGTGCGCTCATGAGAGTCCTCTTCCTCGCCCCCCATCCTTTCTTCCAGAACCGGGGCACGCCTATCGCCGAGCGGGCCTATATCGAGGCGCTTGCCGAGCGCGGCGACTCGGTCGACCTGGTCACATACGGCGAGGGGGAGGATGTCGAGCTTCCGGCCCTGCGGATTCATCGCATCCGCCAGCCGAGGGTGATGCGCGGCGTGCGCCCGGGATTCTCGTGGAAGAAGATCGCCTGCGATCTGCGGATGATCGCGCTCTGCGGGCGCCTCGCGCGCGAGGGGCGCTACGATCTGGTCCACGCCGTGGAGGAGTCCGTCTTCATGGCGCGAGAGATCAAGCGCCGTCATGGCATCCCGTACGTCTACGACATGGACTCCTCCCTCTCCCAGCAGATGGTCGAGAAACACCCGGTCCTGGGCATCGTCCTTCCACTGCTCGAGCGGATGGAGAAGACCGCCATCCGGGACAGCCTGGCCACTGTTACCGTCTGCCGCGCGCTCGAGGAGATCGCGCGCCGTTGCGCGCCGGGCGTCATGGTCGAACGGATCGAGGACTTCAGCCTCCTCACAGGCGACGAGGCGATTGACGAGGAGCTGTCGCTCGTGATCGGGCTTCAGCCCGGTCGGTCCCGCGCGGCCGCTCCCATCGTCCTTTACGCGGGCAATCTCGAGCGATACCAGGGCGTCGATCTGCTCGTCGAGGCCTTCGCGATCGCCCGCCGGTCCGCGCCCGAGGCCCGCCTGGTCGTGATCGGCGGGACTTCCTCGGATATCGCGGCGCTCGCGCGCAAGGCCTCCCGCCTCGGGCTCGCCGATCGCGCGCACTTCCTCGGCCCGAGACCCCTAGCGTCGCTGGGGGGATATCTCCGCCAGGCCGCGGTCCTCGTCTCGCCGAGGACCCGCGGGCTCAACACGCCGATGAAGATCTTCTCCTACATGGACAGTGGAGTGCCGATTCTCGCGACGCGCCTGCCAACCCACACGCAAGTTCTCGACGACGGCACCGCCTGCCTCGTGGAGCCGACCACGGAGGCCATGGCGCGAGGGCTGGAGGAGCTGCTCGCGAACCCCGCGCGGGCGCGGGCCATCGCCGACGCGGCGCGCCGGCGCGCCCGCGAGCATTACAGCCGGGAGGCCTACCGCGCCAAAGTCGATCGATTCCGGGAGCGGCTGAAGGAAGCGCTCCGCCCCAATCCTGAATGGGCCCTAGCGCTCTACCGCCGCTCGGTGATCAAGCAGCGCAAGGTCGCCGAGATCATGCGACTTCTTCCCGACCCGCGAGGGCTTCTCTGCCTGGACATCGGCGGAGACAACGGCGTCGTGAGCCTGCTGTTGCGTCGCCGGGGCGGCGACTGGCGCAGCGCCGATCTCGACGCGAAGAGCGTCGATGCCATTCGCGATCTCGTCGGGGGCGAGATCCATCGCCTCGACGGAGGACCGACGTCCTTCGCCGAGGGGGAGTTCGACCTGGTCGTCATCATCGACTTCCTGGAGCACATCGCCAATGACCGCGGCTTCGCGGCCGAGCTGGGACGGATCGTCAAGCCGGGCGGGAAGCTGATCGTCAACGTGCCTCATCTGCGCCCGCGCTCCGCGACGCGCCGGATTCGCGACGCGATCGGCCTCACCGATGCCTGGCACGGCCATCTCCGGCCGGGATACAACAGGGAGGAGCTGCGACGGCTCTTCTCGGCCGATTTCGACTGCGACACGGAGCGGACCTACTCCCGTTTCTTCTCGGAGATGATCGACACGGCCCTCAACTGGGCGGCCGAACGCAGGGCCGCGCGCGCGGTCCGCCCGGGAAAGGGAACCATCATCACGCGGTCGGAGATCGAGGGAATGAGGAAGCAACTCGCCGCGCTCGCGTTCGCCTATCCCTTCCTTCGCGCGGCGGCCGCGATGGACGCCCTGCTCTTCTTCCTGCCCGGCCACAAGCTGATCGCCCGATTCACGCGCCGCGCTCGTTGA
- a CDS encoding flippase-like domain-containing protein encodes MSRRTGVLALKFALGGVLLALLLARENTLPHTISVLGRFDWNLLPPLAGVTILLLGLSCLKWQLVLRARGARVGLLRLMGLYTIGNFFSNFLPTMVGGDLVRGYVLGRQIDSQSRSIASVFLERFTGFLALILLCAGALILRPELLRRPIVLWTSILMIAGCLCLAAAIRWPRAVASPLSALSRGTWGAKILHSLGLIHAEVDTFRKQPRAVAGAMAYSFLFHLFAGVNTFLAARAIGLEVGLVETMVLTPLILLVSAVPLTPNGLGIWEWAFSVYLGTAGALPAQGLAVALILRAESLASSIIGGLLFLAEGRRRWAASDRDNGR; translated from the coding sequence ATGAGCCGGCGCACGGGCGTCCTGGCGCTCAAGTTCGCCCTGGGGGGCGTCCTCCTCGCTCTCCTCCTCGCGCGCGAGAACACGCTTCCCCACACGATCTCGGTCCTCGGCCGCTTCGACTGGAATCTCCTGCCTCCCCTGGCGGGCGTCACGATCCTCCTGCTGGGCCTGAGCTGCCTGAAGTGGCAGCTCGTCCTTCGCGCCCGCGGCGCGCGCGTCGGCCTCCTGAGACTCATGGGCCTCTACACGATCGGCAACTTCTTCAGCAACTTCCTCCCCACGATGGTGGGGGGAGACCTCGTGAGGGGCTACGTGCTCGGCCGGCAGATCGACTCGCAATCGCGCTCGATCGCCTCCGTCTTCCTCGAGAGGTTCACGGGGTTTCTCGCGCTGATCCTCCTCTGCGCAGGGGCGCTGATCCTTCGGCCCGAACTGCTCCGCCGGCCGATCGTTCTCTGGACGTCAATCCTCATGATCGCCGGCTGCCTCTGCCTGGCCGCCGCGATCCGATGGCCCAGGGCGGTCGCTTCGCCGCTCTCGGCGCTATCGCGTGGAACTTGGGGGGCGAAGATCCTCCACTCCCTGGGCCTCATCCACGCCGAGGTCGACACTTTTCGCAAGCAGCCGCGGGCCGTCGCGGGAGCGATGGCCTACTCGTTCCTCTTCCACCTCTTCGCCGGGGTCAACACCTTCCTGGCGGCGCGCGCGATCGGCCTCGAAGTCGGGCTCGTCGAGACGATGGTCCTCACCCCCCTGATCCTTCTCGTGTCGGCGGTTCCGCTGACGCCCAACGGGCTGGGGATCTGGGAGTGGGCGTTCAGCGTCTACCTTGGCACGGCCGGCGCTCTGCCCGCGCAAGGGCTGGCCGTCGCCCTGATCCTGCGCGCGGAGAGTCTCGCTTCATCCATCATCGGCGGCCTTCTCTTCCTCGCGGAAGGAAGACGCCGCTGGGCAGCGAGCGACCGCGACAACGGACGATGA
- a CDS encoding PadR family transcriptional regulator, giving the protein MEISKDLTAASSTPIVLAILAEGDSYGYAILKRVQELSGGRMEWTDGMLYPVLHRLERLGHVGARWRVAESGRRRKYYRITSRGRAQLAEDRRQWQTVDATLRGAWRALSLCVPAGQPASVATLAREA; this is encoded by the coding sequence ATGGAAATCAGCAAGGACCTGACAGCCGCCTCCTCGACCCCGATCGTCCTGGCGATCCTGGCCGAAGGGGACAGCTACGGCTACGCCATCCTCAAGAGAGTCCAGGAGCTGTCCGGAGGACGCATGGAGTGGACGGACGGGATGCTCTACCCCGTTCTGCACAGGCTCGAGCGGCTCGGCCATGTGGGGGCGCGCTGGCGGGTCGCAGAGAGCGGCCGCCGCCGCAAGTATTACCGGATCACCTCCCGGGGCCGGGCTCAGCTCGCCGAGGACCGCAGGCAGTGGCAAACTGTGGACGCGACGCTGCGGGGCGCATGGCGGGCCCTCTCCCTTTGTGTCCCGGCCGGCCAGCCGGCGTCAGTCGCGACACTTGCGCGGGAGGCCTGA
- a CDS encoding DUF4153 domain-containing protein, producing the protein MPPPDHGPDLEEQIATWRSYLRRRQAIHAVDVAELEDHLREQIAVLIDAGLAVDEAFLVAVKRMGDLDALSREFAREHSDRLWKQLVVAPSQRGERQSGARTEAIVAFCLAAGAALAIKAPALFGIEIGKNAGFYARNLSFFVLPLLIAYFAWKRRTGRTALRWAAAAFVAAACFANAYPFAPGGHTEALASMHMPIALWLLVGIVYAGGRWSEVSGRMDFIRFSGELFVYYVLIALGGGVLAAFMTMIFGAAGIDAQPFFQSWLLPCGAAGAVIVASWLVEAKQSVIENMAPVLTRLFTPLFAAVLIAYLGTLLWTGRGVDIERNVLIAFDLLLVVVLGLLLYSVSARDPHSPPGAFDVVQVVLVLSALVADLVALWAIATRITEFGITPNRVAALGENVILLVNLAWSAVLYIRFLRGRGPFAGLERWQTNYLLVYAVWAAIVAIVFPPLFGCV; encoded by the coding sequence ATGCCGCCCCCGGATCACGGACCGGATCTCGAGGAGCAGATCGCGACATGGCGGAGCTACCTCCGCCGTCGCCAGGCGATCCATGCCGTGGATGTGGCGGAGCTGGAGGATCACCTGCGCGAGCAGATCGCGGTCCTGATCGACGCGGGGCTCGCCGTCGATGAAGCGTTCCTGGTCGCGGTGAAGCGGATGGGGGACCTCGACGCCCTCTCGCGGGAGTTCGCGCGCGAGCACTCGGACCGCCTCTGGAAGCAACTGGTCGTCGCGCCGTCCCAGCGCGGGGAGCGGCAATCCGGGGCTCGAACTGAAGCCATCGTCGCTTTCTGCCTGGCGGCGGGCGCGGCGCTCGCCATCAAGGCGCCGGCGCTCTTCGGCATCGAGATCGGCAAGAATGCCGGTTTCTACGCGCGCAACCTGTCCTTCTTCGTGCTGCCCCTCTTGATCGCCTACTTCGCCTGGAAGCGGCGGACCGGGAGGACCGCCCTCCGGTGGGCGGCGGCGGCTTTCGTGGCGGCCGCCTGCTTCGCAAACGCCTATCCCTTTGCGCCGGGCGGCCACACCGAGGCGCTCGCGTCGATGCACATGCCGATCGCGCTGTGGCTGCTGGTCGGCATCGTCTACGCTGGCGGCCGATGGAGCGAAGTCTCGGGCCGGATGGATTTCATCCGGTTCTCGGGCGAGCTCTTCGTCTATTACGTGCTGATCGCCCTCGGCGGGGGAGTCCTCGCCGCCTTCATGACGATGATCTTCGGGGCCGCCGGGATCGATGCCCAGCCATTCTTCCAGTCGTGGCTGCTGCCGTGCGGCGCGGCGGGAGCCGTCATTGTCGCCTCATGGCTGGTGGAGGCCAAGCAGAGCGTGATCGAGAACATGGCGCCCGTGCTGACGCGCCTCTTCACGCCCCTCTTCGCGGCCGTGCTGATCGCGTATCTCGGGACCTTGCTCTGGACCGGACGCGGAGTGGACATCGAGCGAAACGTGCTGATCGCCTTCGACCTCCTCCTCGTCGTGGTCCTCGGCCTCTTGCTCTATTCGGTGTCCGCCCGGGATCCCCATTCGCCCCCCGGCGCCTTCGATGTCGTGCAGGTCGTGCTGGTGCTGAGCGCCCTTGTGGCCGATCTGGTGGCGCTCTGGGCCATCGCCACGCGCATCACCGAGTTCGGCATCACCCCGAACCGCGTGGCCGCCCTGGGCGAGAACGTGATCCTTCTGGTCAATCTCGCCTGGTCCGCCGTCCTCTACATCCGCTTTCTGCGGGGGCGCGGACCGTTCGCGGGCCTCGAGAGGTGGCAGACGAACTACTTGCTCGTCTATGCGGTGTGGGCGGCGATTGTCGCGATCGTCTTTCCGCCTCTATTCGGGTGCGTTTGA
- a CDS encoding right-handed parallel beta-helix repeat-containing protein, translated as MLLQGMSSPTFRSCLFDGNHGSAVFCSTGCAPRFENCEFRNNAGFYGGGIYSVAGWPVVNRCSFFGNSSSLSGGAIMAHAGGVTLDGCVFDGNATDDWGGALQLLYGTQGQVSNCRFLNNSAHEAGAVFNFFADLVLEGCAFIGNTAYADGGAFSSGKMSTTIMRNCTFYRNGARWGTLMCGESWTRLENTIIAFGAEGEAIEVACPVTLVCCNIYGNPGGDWTAWIEDQLGINGNISMDPLFCDMANDDCTLNAASPCAPENSGGCGLIGAFPVACGATAVELTTWGAIKATFR; from the coding sequence GTGCTGCTTCAAGGGATGAGCTCGCCCACCTTCCGGAGCTGCCTCTTCGATGGGAACCACGGGAGCGCCGTCTTCTGCTCGACCGGCTGCGCCCCCCGCTTCGAGAACTGCGAGTTCCGGAACAACGCTGGCTTCTATGGCGGCGGAATCTACAGCGTCGCCGGGTGGCCGGTCGTCAATCGATGCTCCTTCTTCGGAAACTCGTCCTCGCTCTCCGGCGGCGCGATCATGGCCCACGCCGGCGGAGTCACCCTGGATGGCTGTGTGTTCGATGGGAACGCAACCGACGACTGGGGCGGGGCGCTCCAGCTTCTCTACGGCACGCAGGGCCAAGTGTCCAATTGCCGCTTCCTGAACAACAGCGCCCATGAGGCCGGCGCGGTCTTCAACTTCTTCGCCGACCTGGTCCTCGAGGGTTGCGCCTTCATAGGGAACACGGCGTACGCGGACGGAGGGGCTTTCTCGTCGGGGAAGATGTCCACAACGATCATGCGGAACTGCACGTTCTATAGGAATGGCGCGCGCTGGGGAACGCTGATGTGCGGCGAGTCATGGACGCGCCTCGAGAACACGATCATCGCCTTCGGCGCCGAGGGGGAGGCAATCGAGGTGGCGTGCCCGGTCACGCTCGTCTGCTGCAACATCTACGGGAATCCCGGCGGGGACTGGACGGCCTGGATCGAGGACCAGCTCGGCATCAACGGCAACATCAGCATGGATCCGCTGTTCTGCGACATGGCGAATGACGACTGCACACTGAACGCCGCCTCGCCTTGCGCGCCGGAGAACTCCGGAGGCTGTGGGCTGATCGGGGCGTTCCCCGTGGCTTGTGGCGCG